In Citrobacter sp. RHB25-C09, the following proteins share a genomic window:
- the ppiC gene encoding peptidylprolyl isomerase PpiC, protein MAKTAAALHILVKEEKLAQELLEQIKNGADFGNLAKKHSICPSGKRGGDLGEFRQGQMVPAFDKVVFSCPVLEPTGPLHTQFGYHIIKVLYRN, encoded by the coding sequence ATGGCAAAAACCGCAGCAGCACTGCATATTCTGGTGAAAGAAGAGAAACTGGCACAGGAGCTTCTGGAGCAGATTAAAAACGGCGCCGACTTTGGCAATCTGGCGAAAAAACACTCTATTTGTCCGTCAGGTAAACGCGGCGGTGACTTAGGTGAATTCCGTCAGGGGCAAATGGTTCCGGCTTTCGATAAGGTCGTTTTCTCCTGCCCGGTGCTGGAGCCAACCGGCCCGCTGCACACGCAGTTCGGTTATCACATCATTAAGGTGCTGTACCGCAACTAA
- the ilvC gene encoding ketol-acid reductoisomerase, producing the protein MANYFNTLNLRQQLAQLGKCRFMGRDEFADGASYLQGKKVVIVGCGAQGLNQGLNMRDSGLDIAYALRKEAIAEKRASWRKATENGFKVGTYEELIPQADLVVNLTPDKQHSDVVRSVQPLMKDGAALGYSHGFNIVEVGEQIRKDITVVMVAPKCPGTEVREEYKRGFGVPTLIAVHPENDPKGEGMAIAKAWAAATGGHRAGVLESSFVAEVKSDLMGEQTILCGMLQAGSLLCFDKLVEEGTDPAYAEKVIQFGWETITEALKQGGITLMMDRLSNPAKLRAYALSEQLKTIMAPLFQKHMDDIISGEFSSGMMADWANDDKKLLTWREETGKTAFETAPQFEGKISEQEYFDKGVLMIAMVKAGVELAFETMVDSGIIEESAYYESLHELPLIANTIARKRLYEMNVVISDTAEYGNYLFSYACVPLLKEFMTTLQTGDLGKAIAEGAVDNAQLRDVNEAIRSHQIEKVGQKLRGYMTDMKRIAVAG; encoded by the coding sequence ATGGCTAACTACTTCAACACACTGAATCTGCGTCAGCAGCTGGCGCAATTGGGCAAATGTCGCTTTATGGGTCGCGACGAATTCGCCGACGGCGCAAGCTATCTTCAGGGTAAGAAAGTGGTCATTGTCGGCTGTGGTGCGCAGGGCCTGAACCAGGGGCTGAACATGCGTGACTCCGGTCTGGATATTGCTTACGCACTGCGTAAAGAAGCGATTGCCGAGAAGCGCGCCTCCTGGCGTAAAGCGACCGAAAACGGTTTTAAAGTCGGTACCTATGAAGAGCTGATCCCGCAAGCAGACCTGGTCGTGAACCTGACGCCGGACAAACAGCACTCTGACGTAGTGCGCTCCGTGCAGCCGCTGATGAAAGACGGCGCAGCGCTGGGCTACTCCCACGGCTTCAACATCGTTGAAGTGGGCGAGCAAATTCGTAAAGACATCACCGTGGTGATGGTTGCACCGAAGTGTCCGGGTACTGAAGTGCGTGAAGAGTACAAGCGTGGTTTCGGTGTGCCAACGCTGATCGCCGTTCATCCGGAAAACGATCCGAAAGGCGAAGGCATGGCGATTGCCAAAGCCTGGGCTGCGGCGACTGGCGGCCATCGTGCGGGCGTGCTGGAATCCTCCTTCGTTGCCGAAGTGAAATCTGACCTGATGGGTGAGCAGACCATTCTGTGCGGCATGTTGCAGGCGGGTTCTCTGCTGTGCTTCGACAAGCTGGTGGAAGAAGGCACTGACCCGGCATACGCAGAAAAAGTGATTCAGTTCGGCTGGGAAACCATCACCGAAGCGCTGAAGCAGGGCGGTATCACCCTGATGATGGACCGTCTGTCTAATCCAGCGAAACTGCGTGCTTATGCGCTGTCTGAGCAGCTGAAAACCATCATGGCGCCGCTGTTCCAGAAACACATGGACGACATCATCTCCGGCGAATTCTCTTCCGGCATGATGGCTGACTGGGCGAATGACGATAAGAAACTGCTGACCTGGCGTGAAGAAACCGGCAAAACCGCGTTCGAAACTGCACCGCAGTTTGAAGGTAAAATCAGCGAGCAGGAGTACTTCGATAAAGGCGTTCTGATGATCGCGATGGTGAAAGCGGGCGTTGAGCTGGCATTTGAAACCATGGTCGATTCCGGCATCATCGAAGAGTCTGCTTACTATGAATCACTGCACGAACTGCCGCTGATCGCGAATACCATCGCCCGTAAGCGTCTGTATGAAATGAACGTCGTTATCTCCGATACCGCAGAATACGGTAACTACCTGTTCTCTTACGCTTGCGTACCGCTGCTGAAAGAGTTCATGACCACGCTGCAAACAGGCGATCTGGGTAAAGCAATTGCCGAAGGTGCGGTGGATAACGCGCAACTGCGTGATGTGAACGAAGCGATTCGCAGCCACCAGATTGAGAAAGTGGGTCAGAAACTGCGTGGCTACATGACTGATATGAAGCGTATTGCCGTCGCGGGTTGA
- the ilvY gene encoding HTH-type transcriptional activator IlvY, which translates to MDLRDLKMFLHLAESRHFGRSARAMHVSPSTLSRQIQRLEDDLGQPLFVRDNRTVTLTEAGDELRVFAQQTLLQYQQLRHTLDQQGPSLSGELHIFCSVTAAYSHLPPILDRFRAEHPSVEIKLTTGDAADAMDKVMTGEADLAIAGKPETLPAAVAFSMLENLAVVLIAPALPCPVRNQVSVEKPDWSTVPFIMADQGPVRRRIELWFRRHKISNPQIYATVGGHEAMVSMVALGCGVALLPEVVLENSPEPVRNRVMILERSDEKTPFELGVCAPKKRLHEPLIDAFWKIVLERKIDEGR; encoded by the coding sequence GTGGATTTACGCGATCTAAAAATGTTTCTCCATCTGGCGGAAAGCCGCCATTTTGGGCGCAGTGCACGGGCAATGCACGTCAGCCCCTCCACGCTTTCCCGGCAGATCCAACGGCTGGAAGACGATCTCGGTCAACCGCTGTTTGTCCGCGACAATCGCACCGTCACGCTCACCGAAGCAGGCGACGAATTACGCGTCTTTGCCCAGCAGACGCTGTTGCAGTACCAGCAGTTGCGCCACACCCTCGATCAGCAAGGGCCGTCACTTTCCGGCGAACTGCATATTTTCTGCTCGGTGACAGCCGCTTACAGCCACCTCCCCCCCATTCTCGATCGCTTTCGCGCCGAACACCCGTCAGTCGAAATCAAGCTCACCACCGGCGATGCCGCTGATGCGATGGATAAAGTGATGACCGGTGAAGCAGATCTGGCAATAGCCGGAAAACCGGAGACGTTGCCAGCGGCGGTCGCCTTCTCCATGCTTGAGAATCTGGCGGTGGTGCTCATTGCGCCAGCGCTACCCTGCCCGGTACGAAATCAGGTGTCGGTGGAGAAACCGGACTGGTCCACTGTGCCGTTTATCATGGCCGATCAGGGGCCGGTACGGCGGCGCATTGAGTTGTGGTTTCGCCGCCATAAAATCAGCAACCCGCAGATTTACGCTACCGTCGGCGGTCATGAAGCAATGGTATCAATGGTCGCGCTGGGCTGTGGCGTCGCGCTGCTGCCGGAAGTAGTGCTGGAAAATAGCCCGGAACCGGTGCGCAATCGCGTGATGATTTTAGAACGCAGCGACGAAAAAACGCCGTTCGAATTGGGAGTGTGTGCGCCGAAAAAGCGACTGCATGAGCCGCTTATTGATGCATTCTGGAAAATCGTCCTTGAGAGAAAAATCGACGAAGGGCGCTGA